The Lysobacter enzymogenes genome window below encodes:
- a CDS encoding TetR/AcrR family transcriptional regulator: protein MNSPRANSSDTRRRLLEAAEALFIRHGYEGMLLRQITSEAKVNLAAVNYHFGSKEALVQELLSSRLDRLNQERLQLLALCEERFGAQALDAPTVLSILFVPAVRLSRDSAGGISFMRLLGRVYSDPSPFVRGFLYEHYQPIYERFFEAFARALPHQSRNELGTRLHFALKALSGVLAGENMDELIAAICVGEAVSDSLMLGRLVAFVSPLLTAPFDNLTQVRHVEQVMGLAPAAALGADATLRTERDSGRKPRGILPLWAEKVVGA, encoded by the coding sequence CTGCTCGAGGCGGCCGAGGCGCTGTTCATTCGCCACGGCTACGAGGGCATGCTGCTGCGCCAGATCACCAGCGAGGCCAAGGTCAACCTGGCCGCGGTGAACTACCACTTCGGCAGCAAGGAAGCGCTGGTGCAGGAGCTGCTGTCCTCGCGCCTGGACCGGCTCAACCAGGAGCGCCTGCAACTGCTCGCGCTGTGCGAGGAACGCTTCGGCGCGCAGGCCCTGGACGCGCCGACGGTGCTGAGCATCCTGTTCGTGCCGGCGGTGCGGCTCAGCCGCGACAGCGCCGGCGGCATTTCCTTCATGCGCCTGCTCGGGCGCGTCTACAGCGATCCCTCGCCGTTCGTGCGCGGCTTCCTGTACGAGCATTACCAGCCGATCTACGAGCGCTTCTTCGAAGCCTTCGCGCGCGCGCTGCCCCACCAGTCGCGCAACGAGCTCGGCACCCGCCTGCATTTCGCGCTGAAGGCGCTGTCGGGCGTGCTGGCCGGCGAAAACATGGACGAACTGATCGCGGCGATCTGCGTCGGCGAGGCGGTCAGCGATTCGCTGATGCTCGGCCGGCTGGTCGCCTTCGTCTCACCGTTGTTGACCGCGCCGTTCGACAATCTGACCCAGGTCCGCCACGTCGAACAGGTCATGGGCCTGGCGCCGGCCGCGGCGCTCGGGGCGGATGCGACCCTGCGCACGGAGCGCGACAGCGGGCGCAAGCCGCGCGGGATTCTGCCGTTGTGGGCCGAAAAGGTGGTGGGCGCATGA